The DNA segment AGTCCTCGGTCCTGTAGTTGATCGTCTGTGCGCCGAGCTGCCGGCAGTAGGCCGCCTTCTCGGGCGAGCCGACGGTCACGATGACCGGGTTGCCCTTGGCGACGGCGATCTGGATCGCCATCGTGCCGATGCCCGAGGACCCGCCGTGCACCAGAAGGGTCTCGCCCTCCTGTAGGCGGGACGTCGAGAACGGGGCCCACAGGTTGGACCAGACCGTGCAGGCGACCTCGGTCAGCCCCGCGGCGTCCACCAGGCCGACACCGTGCGGGATGGGCAGCAGCTGGACGGCCGGCACGTTCACCTGCTCGGCGTATCCGCCGCCGGCCAGCAGCGCGCAGACCTCGTCGCCCGGCTGCCATTCGGTGACCTCGCCGCCCACCTCGGTGATCGTGCCCGAGACCTCCAGCCCGATGATGTCGGTGATGCCCTTCGGCGGCGGGTAGTGCCCCATCCGCTGCATCACGTCGGCGCGGTTGACGCCGGCCGCCGCGATCCGCACGACGACCTCGTCGGGAGCGCACACCGGGTCCGGAGCGTCGTCCCAGGTCAGCGCCTCGGGACCGCCTGGCTCATGCACCACGATTGCCTTCATGAAAACCACCCTAGTCGCGGGCCGGTCGTCGTCTTCGGCGGCTCCGGGCGCACAGCGTCCGGCCGACCGGCCCGGGAGGGCACCGCCCGGGCCGGCCTGCGCACCGCTACGACGCGTTACTGGCCGAGCATCTTCTTCATCTGCGCGATCTCCTTCTCCTGGCCGCCGATGATGTCGTCGGCCATGGACAGCGCGGCGGGGTACTGGCCGCCCGACTTCTGCGCCTTCGCCATGTCGATCGCGCCCTCGTGGTGCTCGATCATCATCTCCAGCCACAGCTGCTCGAAAGCGGGGCCGGCGGCGGCGTCCAGCTGGCCCATCTGCTCGTCGGTCATCATCCCGCCCATGCCGGCGTGGCCCGCGTGGTCGCCCATCGCCGATCCGGACGACGGGACGTTCTCGTCCCAGGCCTTCAGCCAGCCGGTCATCTTGTCGATCTCGGGCTGCTGGGCGGTCTTGATGTTCTTCGCCAGCTGCGCGAGCTCGGTGCCGGCTCCGCGGTCCTCGACCATCTCGGCCATCTCGACCGCCTGCTGGTGGTGCGGGATCATCATCACCGCGAACATGACGTCCTGCTGGTTGTGGTCGCCGCTGCGTGACGCGGAGCTGTCGGCCGAGCCGCAGGCCGCGGTGGCGAGCAGGGCGATGAGGGCGGCCACGGCCGCCAGGTACTTCTTCATGGGGTTCTCTCCTGAGTGTGTGCGTGCCGAACGGGTGCGAGTCACGCACCG comes from the Cumulibacter manganitolerans genome and includes:
- a CDS encoding NAD(P)H-quinone oxidoreductase, which encodes MKAIVVHEPGGPEALTWDDAPDPVCAPDEVVVRIAAAGVNRADVMQRMGHYPPPKGITDIIGLEVSGTITEVGGEVTEWQPGDEVCALLAGGGYAEQVNVPAVQLLPIPHGVGLVDAAGLTEVACTVWSNLWAPFSTSRLQEGETLLVHGGSSGIGTMAIQIAVAKGNPVIVTVGSPEKAAYCRQLGAQTINYRTEDFVERSRELTDGRGVDVILDNMGAKYLDRNIDAVAPDGRIVTIGMQGGNTAELKIAKMLGKRVTYTATGLRGRPVHGPHGKAAVVAGVLEDVWPMISSGEVKPIIDSTVPMSQAPVAHERIESSQHIGKILLTN
- a CDS encoding DUF305 domain-containing protein produces the protein MKKYLAAVAALIALLATAACGSADSSASRSGDHNQQDVMFAVMMIPHHQQAVEMAEMVEDRGAGTELAQLAKNIKTAQQPEIDKMTGWLKAWDENVPSSGSAMGDHAGHAGMGGMMTDEQMGQLDAAAGPAFEQLWLEMMIEHHEGAIDMAKAQKSGGQYPAALSMADDIIGGQEKEIAQMKKMLGQ